The Candidatus Nitrosotalea sinensis genome contains a region encoding:
- a CDS encoding heme transporter CcmC encodes MKKIIAVSIIALVALALVPQFAHAQTEDKSAKQYINLRAEVWNEFFRMTTAAFTVGAVVSGTMIWLVWRFRESHPKNQTPTRWEKLDDPTTGTYEKEGH; translated from the coding sequence ATGAAAAAGATCATTGCTGTTTCAATTATTGCTCTAGTTGCGTTAGCTCTTGTACCCCAGTTTGCACATGCTCAAACTGAAGACAAGTCAGCAAAACAATACATCAACCTCAGAGCAGAGGTATGGAACGAGTTCTTTAGAATGACAACTGCTGCCTTTACAGTAGGTGCAGTGGTCTCAGGCACCATGATATGGCTTGTCTGGAGATTCCGTGAATCCCATCCAAAGAACCAAACCCCTACAAGATGGGAGAAACTTGACGATCCTACCACTGGAACATACGAGAAGGAGGGCCATTAG
- a CDS encoding cytochrome c oxidase subunit I, translating to MVLELKKPRPIWQIMFSTHHTDVGLLYTITGLAFLFMAGVLAMMIRTHLFFPGQNFLISDSVTFNRIFTVHGLTMLFLFALPVANGVGNYLVPLMVRYKDMAYPKLNAIAFWMNPIGGALLWLGFSDTSWVSYAPYSVIRAPGPAADMMIFGLKILGISSILSSINFIVTILKCKHPDMPLRKVPLFAWSMMTVSLMTLVAMPSYAAALIMLLTDRLGVSGFFNPTAGGDPIAYLHLFWFTFHPEVYIFLLPSIGMMYEIIPRFSRKPLFSQGSGVFAFVMLGMIGFASWGHHMYSTGMDFTTKVVFMIGTLAAVPASGMHVFNFLATMWGGRIKFAAPMKFAVGGIALFFSAGAGGVLNSAMPLDFISHGTYWVVGHMHLFLTGTIAFGFVGMVYYMFPLITGRMYSEKLANIHFIGMLWGSVQVFYTQHLLGLEGMPRRIYDYPAEYTSWTQLNQIATVGAWILGASFVAFLINLIYYSAKGKEANMDDPFGIGGKYYYPYQVKNPHHVGY from the coding sequence ATGGTTCTAGAATTAAAGAAGCCACGTCCAATTTGGCAAATAATGTTCTCAACACATCACACTGATGTGGGATTGCTCTATACCATTACTGGTCTAGCATTCTTGTTTATGGCAGGAGTCTTGGCAATGATGATAAGAACTCACTTGTTCTTCCCAGGACAAAACTTCCTAATCTCTGATTCTGTAACCTTTAACAGAATATTCACAGTTCACGGTCTTACAATGTTATTCTTGTTTGCACTTCCAGTTGCAAACGGTGTCGGTAACTATCTTGTACCACTAATGGTACGTTACAAAGATATGGCTTATCCAAAACTAAACGCAATTGCATTCTGGATGAACCCAATCGGCGGTGCATTGCTCTGGCTTGGATTCTCTGACACATCCTGGGTATCATACGCACCATATTCAGTCATTCGTGCACCAGGTCCAGCAGCAGACATGATGATATTTGGTTTGAAGATTCTCGGAATTTCTTCAATCTTGTCTTCAATTAACTTCATAGTTACAATACTCAAATGCAAGCACCCAGACATGCCATTGCGCAAAGTCCCATTGTTTGCATGGTCCATGATGACCGTATCATTGATGACACTTGTAGCAATGCCATCATATGCAGCAGCACTTATCATGTTACTTACTGATAGACTCGGAGTATCTGGATTCTTCAATCCTACAGCAGGAGGAGATCCAATTGCATATCTCCACTTGTTCTGGTTCACTTTCCACCCAGAAGTATACATCTTCTTGTTACCGTCTATTGGAATGATGTATGAAATTATTCCACGATTCTCAAGAAAGCCACTCTTCAGCCAAGGCAGTGGTGTCTTTGCATTTGTCATGTTAGGTATGATAGGCTTTGCCTCATGGGGACATCACATGTACTCTACAGGTATGGACTTTACAACCAAAGTTGTATTCATGATTGGAACGTTAGCTGCAGTACCTGCATCAGGTATGCACGTATTCAACTTCCTTGCCACAATGTGGGGAGGAAGAATCAAGTTTGCTGCACCAATGAAGTTTGCAGTAGGTGGAATTGCATTATTCTTCTCTGCAGGCGCAGGTGGTGTGCTCAACTCTGCAATGCCACTTGACTTTATCAGCCATGGAACCTACTGGGTCGTAGGACACATGCACTTGTTCCTTACAGGTACAATTGCATTTGGATTCGTAGGAATGGTATACTACATGTTCCCACTAATTACAGGAAGAATGTACAGCGAGAAACTCGCAAACATCCATTTCATTGGAATGTTGTGGGGTTCTGTCCAAGTCTTCTACACTCAACACTTGCTTGGACTTGAAGGAATGCCAAGAAGAATTTATGATTATCCAGCAGAATACACATCATGGACACAGCTTAACCAGATTGCAACAGTCGGTGCATGGATTTTGGGTGCAAGCTTTGTAGCATTCTTGATAAACTTGATCTACTACTCTGCCAAGGGCAAAGAAGCAAACATGGACGATCCATTTGGCATTGGTGGAAAATACTACTATCCATACCAAGTAAAGAACCCACACCACGTAGGATATTGA
- a CDS encoding cupredoxin domain-containing protein translates to MGHDTAEWVFVGVVIAILLYVGVDSWVVQKEVEEVPADAETIKVTGQQWFWSFEHEDGTKEISTLHLKKGHAYKFEIYSKDVMHSFNIPDWVVFEDAVPGHVNHAWFAPDQTGEFPIQCREYCGLLHYNMRGSLVVEDDKS, encoded by the coding sequence ATGGGTCATGATACAGCAGAATGGGTATTTGTCGGCGTTGTTATTGCTATTTTGTTATACGTAGGTGTAGATTCTTGGGTTGTACAAAAAGAAGTAGAAGAAGTTCCAGCAGATGCAGAAACAATCAAGGTTACAGGCCAGCAGTGGTTCTGGAGCTTTGAGCATGAAGATGGAACAAAGGAAATTAGCACTTTACACTTGAAGAAAGGGCATGCGTACAAGTTTGAGATTTATTCAAAGGATGTAATGCACTCATTTAACATTCCAGACTGGGTAGTCTTTGAAGATGCAGTACCAGGCCATGTAAACCATGCATGGTTTGCACCAGATCAGACAGGTGAATTCCCAATCCAATGCAGAGAATACTGTGGACTATTACATTACAACATGAGAGGATCACTAGTAGTGGAGGACGACAAGTCTTGA
- a CDS encoding glycosyltransferase family 2 protein, whose protein sequence is MKLVGIPAYNEEKTIGDIVKKSLKHSDRVIVVDDGSTDNTADIAKQSGATVISHKKNQGYGASVITLFDRAREENADILTIIDGDGQHDPEQIPLLVDTLQENNVDVVIGSRFLESNSTTPGYRKRGIKIITSAANFGSDFKVSDAQSGFRSYSKKAISSIHPTETGMSVSTEILLKISNKGLSIAEVPITVSYNGETSSEHPIPHGISVLLNTLKFVSVKHPLPFYGFPGIVLVIVGSVLGYQFLDAYLNKQAIFIGSLMATIVLFLLGAILCVTAVILFSMATLIREKS, encoded by the coding sequence ATGAAACTTGTCGGAATTCCAGCATACAATGAAGAAAAGACAATAGGAGATATAGTGAAAAAATCACTAAAGCATTCTGATAGAGTCATAGTTGTTGATGACGGATCTACTGATAACACTGCTGATATCGCAAAACAAAGTGGTGCCACTGTAATATCGCACAAAAAAAACCAAGGATATGGCGCATCTGTGATAACATTATTTGACAGGGCACGAGAAGAAAATGCCGACATTCTTACAATAATTGATGGTGACGGCCAACACGACCCGGAACAAATTCCTCTCCTAGTGGATACATTGCAAGAAAATAATGTAGATGTAGTCATTGGATCTAGATTCCTTGAATCAAACTCAACCACGCCAGGATACAGAAAACGTGGAATCAAGATTATCACATCTGCTGCAAACTTTGGATCTGACTTTAAGGTAAGTGACGCCCAGTCAGGTTTTAGATCATACTCTAAAAAGGCAATATCGTCAATTCATCCAACTGAAACAGGCATGTCAGTGTCTACAGAAATTTTACTAAAGATATCAAACAAGGGGCTCTCTATTGCCGAAGTACCAATCACGGTGTCATACAATGGAGAGACATCTTCAGAACATCCAATACCGCATGGCATCTCTGTTCTACTTAACACGCTAAAGTTTGTATCAGTCAAGCACCCGCTTCCATTCTACGGCTTTCCGGGGATAGTCCTTGTCATAGTCGGGTCCGTACTTGGATACCAGTTCCTTGACGCATATCTGAACAAGCAGGCAATCTTCATAGGTTCACTTATGGCCACCATAGTGCTGTTCCTACTTGGTGCAATACTGTGCGTTACTGCAGTTATCTTGTTTTCAATGGCTACACTAATTCGGGAAAAAAGCTGA